A window from Citrus sinensis cultivar Valencia sweet orange chromosome 5, DVS_A1.0, whole genome shotgun sequence encodes these proteins:
- the LOC102609171 gene encoding two-component response regulator ORR9-like isoform X1: MELKSEVECIPQQEKQQLLENIPQQEREGQLEDIPQQEKQPQQQQQETFHVLAVDDSLIDRKILENLLRVSSYQVTCVDSGDKALEYLGLIDNLENNSNASPSTLSTEKEESRVNLIMTDYCMPGMTGYDLLKRLKVSSWKDVPVVVMSSENVPSRVTMCLEEGAEEFLLKPVRLSDLEKLQPRLLKSPNRSCGNNEDSDNDNKNETSNYKSSTNSAFSKRKALSAEAPERRPKMKEVAVV, encoded by the exons ATGGAGTTGAAATCAGAAGTTGAATGCATCCCACAGCAAGAGAAACAACAGCTACTTGAAAACATCCCACAACAAGAACGAGAAGGGCAACTTGAAGACATCCCACAACAAGAAAAGCAACcgcaacaacagcaacaagaAACTTTTCATGTCTTGGCCGTTGATGATAGTCTCATTGACAGGAAGATTTTGGAGAATCTACTTAGAGTCTCTTCTTACCAAG TGACTTGTGTGGATTCCGGCGATAAAGCTTTGGAATATTTGGGTCTAATTGATAACCTTGAAAACAATTCTAATGCTTCTCCTTCAACCCTTTCAACAGAGAAAGAG GAATCGAGAGTCAACTTGATCATGACTGACTACTGCATGCCTGGGATGACCGGCTATGATTTGCTTAAACGACTCAAG GTATCCTCCTGGAAAGACGTACCGGTCGTGGTCATGTCTTCCGAAAATGTACCTTCAAGAGTCACCat GTGCTTGGAAGAAGGAGCTGAAGAGTTTCTGTTGAAGCCAGTTCGGTTATCAGATTTGGAGAAGCTTCAGCCCCGTCTGTTGAAATCACCGAACCGATCATGCGGCAACAATGAAGACAGCGACAACGATAACAAGAATGAGACTAGCAACTATAAAAGCAGCACCAATAGTGCTTTTAGCAAGAGGAAGGCATTGTCGGCTGAGGCTCCAGAGAGGAGGcctaaaatgaaagaagtagctGTCGTGTAA
- the LOC102609645 gene encoding protein disulfide-isomerase — MASSRSILALVLTIACCMTAISAEENAESKEFVLTLDHSNFSDTVSKHNFIVVEFYAPWCGHCKKLAPEYEKAASELSSHDPPVVLAKVDANEEANKELASQYEIRGFPTIKILRNGGKTIQEYKGPREADGIVEYLKKQSGPASAEIKSAEDASSFIGEKKVVIIGVFPNFSGEEFENYTALAEKLRSDYEFGHTQNAKLLPRGESSVTGPVVRLLKPFDELFVDFKDFKVDALEKFVEESSIPIVTVFNSDANNHPFVIKFFNSPNAKAMLFMNFSSEGTEPIQSKYREVAEQYKGQGISFLLGDLEASQGAFQYFGLQESQVPLIVIQTNDGQKYLKPNLDADQIAPWVKEYKEGKVPPFRKSEPIPEENNEPVKVVVADSLQDMVFNSGKNVLLEFYAPWCGHCKKLAPILDEVAVSYQNDADVVIAKFDATANDIPGDTFEVQGYPTVFFRSASGKTVPYEGDRTKEDIVDFIENNRDKAAPKETVKEESGKDEL; from the exons ATGGCGTCCAGTCGATCGATTTTAGCACTCGTTCTGACGATCGCTTGTTGTATGACGGCGATCTCAGCCGAAGAAAATGCCGAATCGAAGGAGTTCGTTTTGACTTTGGATCACTCAAACTTCTCTGACACTGTCAGTAAACACAATTTCATCGTCGTCGAATTCTACGCGCCTTG GTGTGGTCACTGTAAAAAGCTAGCTCCAGAG tATGAGAAAGCTGCTTCCGAATTGAGCAGTCATGACCCTCCGGTTGTTCTTGCGAAAGTTGATGCCAATGAAGAAGCAAATAAAGAGCTGGCATCTCAATATGAGATTAGGGGTTTCCCCACAATTAAGATATTGAGAAATGGAGGAAAAACTATTCAAGAGTACAAAGGACCCCGCGAGGCCGATGGTATCGTTGAATATTTGAAGAAACAAAGTGGTCCTGCTTCTGCTGAAATTAAGTCGGCGGAAGATGCTAGTAGTTTCATCGGTGAGAAGAAAGTGGTCATT ATTGGTGTGTTTCCAAATTTCTCTGGAGAGGAGTTTGAGAACTACACGGCTCTTGCTGAGAAATTGCGTTCTGATTATGAGTTTGGTCACACTCAAAATGCCAAGCTCCTTCCACGTGGGGAGTCATCAGTGACTGGGCCAGTAGTTAGATTGCTCAAGCCTTTTGATGAACTCTTTGTTGACTTTAAG GACTTTAAAGTGGATGCTCTTGAGAAGTTTGTTGAAGAATCAAGCATTCCTATAGTGACTGTCTTTAACAGTGATGCAAACAATCACCCATTTGTCATCAAATTCTTTAACAGTCCCAATGCAAAG GCTATGTTGTTTATGAACTTCAGCAGCGAAGGAACTGAACCTATTCAATCAAAGTATCGTGAAGTTGCTGAACAATACAAAGGACAGGGCATTAGTTTTCTTTTGGGAGACCTTGAGGCTAGTCAAGGTGCCTTCCAG TACTTTGGGCTACAAGAGAGCCAAGTACCTCTCATCGTCATTCAGACTAATGATGGGCAGAAGTATTTGAAGCCGAACTTGGATGCCGATCAGATTGCACCTTGGGTGAAGGAATACAAG GAAGGCAAGGTTCCCCCATTCAGAAAGTCTGAGCCTATCCCTGAAGAGAACAACGAGCCTGTGAAAGTGGTTGTTGCTGACAGCCTTCAGGACATGGTTTTCAACTCTGGAAAAAATG TTTTGCTCGAGTTTTACGCTCCTTGGTGTGGACACTGCAAAAAGTTGGCTCCAATCTTGGATGAAGTTGCTGTCTCATATCAAAATGATGCTGATGTTGTTATTGCAAAATTT GATGCAACCGCAAATGATATTCCTGGTGACACCTTTGAAGTCCAAGGTTACCCAACCGTGTTCTTCCGATCTGCTAGTGGAAAGACAGTGCCCTATGAGGGGGATAGGACCAAAGAAGATATTGTTGACTTCATTGAAAATAACAGGGACAAAGCTGCCCCCAAGGAAACTGTAAAAGAGGAATCTGGAAAAGATGAGCTCTAA
- the LOC102609171 gene encoding two-component response regulator ORR9-like isoform X2 — protein MELKSEVECIPQQEKQQLLENIPQQEREGQLEDIPQQEKQPQQQQQETFHVLAVDDSLIDRKILENLLRVSSYQVTCVDSGDKALEYLGLIDNLENNSNASPSTLSTEKEVSSWKDVPVVVMSSENVPSRVTMCLEEGAEEFLLKPVRLSDLEKLQPRLLKSPNRSCGNNEDSDNDNKNETSNYKSSTNSAFSKRKALSAEAPERRPKMKEVAVV, from the exons ATGGAGTTGAAATCAGAAGTTGAATGCATCCCACAGCAAGAGAAACAACAGCTACTTGAAAACATCCCACAACAAGAACGAGAAGGGCAACTTGAAGACATCCCACAACAAGAAAAGCAACcgcaacaacagcaacaagaAACTTTTCATGTCTTGGCCGTTGATGATAGTCTCATTGACAGGAAGATTTTGGAGAATCTACTTAGAGTCTCTTCTTACCAAG TGACTTGTGTGGATTCCGGCGATAAAGCTTTGGAATATTTGGGTCTAATTGATAACCTTGAAAACAATTCTAATGCTTCTCCTTCAACCCTTTCAACAGAGAAAGAG GTATCCTCCTGGAAAGACGTACCGGTCGTGGTCATGTCTTCCGAAAATGTACCTTCAAGAGTCACCat GTGCTTGGAAGAAGGAGCTGAAGAGTTTCTGTTGAAGCCAGTTCGGTTATCAGATTTGGAGAAGCTTCAGCCCCGTCTGTTGAAATCACCGAACCGATCATGCGGCAACAATGAAGACAGCGACAACGATAACAAGAATGAGACTAGCAACTATAAAAGCAGCACCAATAGTGCTTTTAGCAAGAGGAAGGCATTGTCGGCTGAGGCTCCAGAGAGGAGGcctaaaatgaaagaagtagctGTCGTGTAA